In the Streptomyces formicae genome, one interval contains:
- a CDS encoding ABC transporter permease, which produces MSTVTGKSTDADPGEDVLVRRPGPRELHPTRTHRRRRALELSLAVGVPAMLVLLWQLAAVQGWIDDRVYPAPQTIVEDGWGRAADGDLWPDVWATLKRVLAGYAIGTVAGYALGLLMGSLSLVRAALEPTLDALYVVPKLALLPVFLNMFGLGEGPQVALVAATVFFFVWISTMAAVLAVPSGHRDAGQVFGASPWQMFRHVLLPASLPAVLVGARIAAGVAVLVIVASEQIAAADGLGHLIFDSRALFQNDVMFVGIVCVALLGVVFSELVRIAGRLLTPWAPRDRGRSQS; this is translated from the coding sequence ATGAGCACGGTCACCGGCAAGTCCACCGACGCGGACCCCGGCGAGGACGTCCTGGTCAGAAGGCCAGGACCACGCGAACTGCACCCCACCCGCACCCATCGCAGACGCCGCGCGCTCGAACTGTCACTCGCCGTCGGCGTCCCCGCCATGCTGGTCCTGCTGTGGCAGCTCGCCGCGGTCCAGGGCTGGATCGACGACCGCGTCTACCCCGCGCCGCAGACCATCGTCGAGGACGGCTGGGGCCGGGCGGCCGACGGTGACCTGTGGCCGGACGTCTGGGCGACCCTGAAGCGCGTACTCGCCGGATACGCGATCGGCACCGTCGCCGGGTACGCGCTCGGCCTCCTGATGGGCTCGCTCTCCCTCGTACGCGCGGCGCTCGAGCCCACGCTCGACGCGCTGTACGTCGTGCCGAAGCTGGCCCTGCTGCCCGTCTTCCTGAACATGTTCGGTCTCGGCGAGGGCCCGCAGGTCGCCCTGGTCGCCGCCACCGTCTTCTTCTTCGTCTGGATCTCCACGATGGCGGCGGTCCTCGCCGTGCCCTCGGGACACCGCGACGCGGGCCAGGTCTTCGGCGCGTCACCGTGGCAGATGTTCCGCCACGTCCTGCTGCCCGCCTCGCTCCCCGCCGTCCTCGTCGGCGCGCGCATCGCGGCCGGGGTCGCGGTCCTGGTGATCGTCGCCTCCGAGCAGATCGCGGCGGCGGACGGCCTCGGCCACCTCATCTTCGACTCCCGCGCGCTCTTCCAGAACGACGTGATGTTCGTCGGCATCGTCTGCGTCGCCCTGCTCGGCGTCGTCTTCTCCGAACTGGTCCGGATCGCGGGCCGGTTGCTCACCCCCTGGGCCCCGCGCGACCGGGGCCGGAGCCAGTCATGA
- a CDS encoding ABC transporter ATP-binding protein, with the protein MGDPHPKLQAHAVTRTFGRAPQAVHALGPIDLTIAPGEFTCVVGPSGCGKSTLLRIAAGLLRPSRGELTIRTASQRPAAMIFQDYGIYDWKTVQANVRFGLDIQKVPRREANTRATDWLTRMGLADFADAYPAALSGGMRQRVAIARALAVEPEILLMDEPFAALDAQLRTILQDELLALTQTTRTTTLFITHSLEEAIVLGDRVLVMSARPGRIIAERRPPFPRPRSGEIRTTPEFTALKSELWDLLRGEVGTEAAA; encoded by the coding sequence GTGGGAGACCCGCACCCCAAACTCCAAGCCCACGCAGTGACCCGCACCTTCGGCCGAGCCCCCCAAGCCGTACACGCCCTGGGCCCCATCGACCTCACCATCGCCCCCGGCGAGTTCACCTGCGTAGTCGGCCCCTCCGGCTGCGGAAAAAGCACCCTCCTCCGCATAGCCGCGGGCCTCCTGCGCCCCAGCAGGGGCGAGTTGACCATCCGCACCGCCTCACAGCGCCCCGCCGCGATGATCTTCCAGGACTACGGCATCTACGACTGGAAGACCGTCCAGGCCAACGTCCGCTTCGGCCTGGACATCCAGAAGGTCCCCCGCCGGGAGGCGAACACCCGCGCCACGGACTGGCTCACCCGCATGGGCCTCGCCGACTTCGCCGACGCCTACCCCGCCGCCCTCTCCGGCGGCATGCGCCAACGCGTGGCGATCGCCCGCGCCCTCGCCGTGGAGCCCGAGATCCTGCTGATGGACGAGCCCTTCGCGGCCCTGGACGCCCAGCTCCGCACGATCCTCCAGGACGAACTCCTCGCCCTCACCCAGACCACCCGCACCACCACCCTCTTCATCACCCACAGCCTGGAAGAGGCGATCGTCCTCGGCGACCGCGTCCTGGTGATGTCCGCCCGCCCGGGACGCATCATCGCCGAGCGCCGCCCGCCGTTCCCCCGCCCCCGCTCGGGCGAGATCCGCACCACCCCCGAATTCACCGCGCTCAAGAGCGAGTTGTGGGACCTGCTGCGCGGCGAGGTCGGCACGGAGGCGGCGGCATGA